The genome window aatatactGCTCATGTTTCCCCTCCTTTCTGTGCAGATAGTGTTAGCTGAGGGTAGAGAGCACGCCACTTTCACTACATgtcttaattaaaataaaataaaataaaataaaataaaataaatgtgtccTTTACTCCACATGGCTACAGGCAAGAATAAAGAAACTTCAGGTGTTGTAAGGGCTGTAGTATTATCATAGCTGacgtgtccttgagcaagacaatATATTCTGTAGCGGACTCTGAGCTCCTTGTTCAGGGAGCAAATGAAAAGAGGGCttcattaaatataataataattactttcAAGTGCTTCTAAAGATTTTCTTTCTTAGTTTTTGTACCCAGTGttattagtttagtttaatcattcTCACAAAGCCTAAAATAAATTCAGGATCTCTAAAGAGTCaataattatgtaatttctTTCATGTTTAAGATATaggtaaaataattatttttccaattttatataacaaaagcaaaaacagtggTGATATTTAAAGGCATAGATGCTACAACATCATTTCACATTTGTGTATCCAGATCTTTAAAATGGAAACTCTTTAGAAACTTCATTTAATCAGAAAGTCTCATTGAGGTCaagatctctttttcaagagtgacataaaaacaagaaacattcgTTGTCAAACAACCAAACTACCTGCATACAAGAGCAAGATGTACAAAACCAGATAATCAAgatataatataaaattaataaagaCAGTTGTAAATGCAGTAAAACAATGTAGCTGTAGTAATGGTGGCAGTAAAATcattgtatttgtacttttgtactttCCCTTCCTGTGGACTACAATAGCCTGTTCGAGGGAATTGTCTTTTCGAGGAAATGATTAGCCAACCAGCCGCTTTCACTATGACACTAAATCTAATCTGGGCTATAACGAGGCTCATTCAAGAGCTGCAGGATGTTATCAGTCATCCTcaatatatgtaaatgtttgagcTGTCAAACGTGAGGTTTATGAGTCAGAACAGGACTTTTCTTGGGAACTATACGGGTTTGTTTGAAGTGAGTCAGGAATAAAAACAGGAGACTTAAAGTggattcagtcatttctttatgttgtgaGACAAAAATCCTTCCTCCCAGTGGGTATTTCACTTTGATGTATAATACAACAAGATCAGAGTTTAGATCTGTCCCTGATGTTCAACACTGGGTAATCCAGAGGTGGCTTatcttttagaaaaaaaagttacacaGGATTATACAAAACACAACGCTTCTGCCGTTAGTTCTTAATAAGTTACATGATTAACTATTTACAAATCAGAAATCATATAGGCTAGAAGTACAGAATTGATGTTGCACATCTActcaaaattatatttacaagTCTATACACAAGTCCTCTGTCATCCCCGTCCtgctgtagagagagagagagagagagagaagaagagcagtTACTCACACTGACGAAAACAGCGATGAATCAAGATGAGATAATGTTCAAGCTAATCgatgtttaaaagtttatttaccTATAAGTTGTTCAGCAGGGAGTTCTGAATGCTTTCATATACTTTGTTGTACATATCTTCCTTTGATGTCATCCCGTCAAGGTACTCTGTGCAGAAAGAGACAAATCAGTTGCGAATGAGATTCATTTATAAAGTGAAAAGAGGGGAATATTTTGTTTGGCTTTAGTCAGTAAGGTTGGAAATAGGGAGTCAGAGCAGTGCAGAAACATGAGGGATCGTTGATATTTAGTTCCAGATGTGAGGAATTATCTTAACATACCTATTCTGTCGCATTtgctctccatctctttcctGTGTTTCAAGTACATGGGCCAGACATGGCCGTCGAAGAGGCCGGGGGGATCGGGGACTGTGTATGTCCTTGTACTGCAAGACACATAATCAATCAAGTCATATATATAGCCAACACCTGTAATACTGTGTCACTCAAGTGCAATCTGTCAGCATTACTCCACAAGGCTGTTACCTTCTCCTCCTTTTGCACTCCTCATAAGGAACGGAAATGTAGAAACATTTGTCATAGACGTCAAGAAGAGGCCTGCAGAGGGGAGGCAAGGCTCTGATTAGTGAAAAGATTTAGTGTTCCAGAGGCCTGTAGCTTCAATTTTATAGAAAACGAGGCCAGAAGTGAAGCTGAAATCGGCAAGAGACCCACTTGTAGTTGTAGATGAGGAATCCCTCCACGATGAGAAAATGGATCCCATTCTCCGAGTCGGATTCAGGTGCCAGGCTGACGCCATGGGAGCGGGCAAACTTGACCGGGTTCTCTTGCCAGCCTTTCACAGTGTTGACCATAGCCTCCATGTCCAGAGCCGTGATCACTGATAAAGAacaaggaggaaagaaagaacagCGGGCTTCACCACACATGCAAACGACAGTCCTCACCAATGTGCTTGAACACACATTAGTCACGGTTAGTGAATGTCTGTAGCATTCACAGAATTGATTTGTTACCAAACTACAGAAATGTGCAGGAAAGAAAAAGTACATTACTGCATGGTTTTCCTAAGGGAAATCCATTCTTACCATCCCACTGTCTAAAGCCGTCCTCCCCGACTTCTATTTGATCGGGTTTCTGAAATAACAGTCACCAATAAAACATTGCTGCAACCTAGTAATCAGTCGGAGCTGATCACACCTGGACAGGACAAGTCAGGGACTCGTCTCCACCAAAAGTAGCACACGGTGAAATTTTTTTTGGTGCgctttaaaaattattttttctcaatGTTGCAATTGCGATAGGACAGCGCTTTTCTCTTCTTAAGGTCTTTGGGTGATAACGCTCGCTGTTGCCTCACTTTGACGAAAAGAAGGATGCTTTTAGGGATGGAACTTCTAGCATGTTTATTTCTCGAGAGCCTCGGACTCTTGCGATTTGGAACTTGcgatttagattttttttcttagtaaCGCGGCCTTAAACGACACCCTTGTCTTGCTATAGTGGCATGACATATGAGATAAGATAAAAAAGTGACATCAAGTcactgatgttttaaaaaacatgagTGGTGGTCAATCAACCTTTGCTGACCCTGAATGCAACACGCAAAGACGATGGATGTGGTAGAAATAAAATGGCTTCTTTTATGCCAAATGAGGTTAATAATATTAACAGTCAGGTTGCAAATAAGTTAGTTGCAGAACTTGCAACATGTTTGGACAAAGTCTGACTTTAAGTGGGGACGCTCAACCCTTTCATTGGCTGTCCAGGAGACAATCAGCCAGATGTATTACTAGGCTACTGCGATGACAGGACATCTGCAGGTCAGACTGGCGGGTTATTTCTGAGCATAAAATGTAGTCAAGAACATATTATAAGTAATACTTTTATTAACTTAGCATTAATGCATTCAAATTATATGTATTGTAGCTTTAAATTTAATATACAAACCTCAAAGCTTAGAAAAATGGTGACTTTAATTTTTCTTACCTTGAAAAAATCATCCTGATGCACCACACAACAGTTGGGTAATGTCTTTAGTAGCCTATTTGTCAAAGTGGTCTTCCCACCGTTGGTCACTCTGAAATTAAGATGAATTTCATGCCACGCAAATATGATTTACACTCTAAGTTTTGGCAAATTTTCATTTATAGACACATaggaaaatacaataaacaatactTACCCTCCAATGCCAATTATTAACTTCATTTTCCTATTTTAGATATTGGTCAACTCTTGAATTCGGTAAATAAAAGAAGGGAACCCAACCAAAGCAAACGCTCACTCAAAGGCTCAAAACCTTTCCTTCTCTTCTGCCACAGATGTTCCCCCCTTTTACTACTTCATTGATAGACAATCTCCCTGCCGGGCATATAAAGGATTTGGCTGCAGCGTCACAGCCTCTCAAACCAATCAGCTTCTTTTTCCTGCAGCCAATAAGCCACCACTTTACAACACACAACACCAATGGGAGGAGGACTTAGGAGCGTCACATTTACATGAAAGTAGACCCCAAATTTTCCACCTGCTGTGAGGGAGCCTGTGAACACTGGCCAACCAAATACCTGACAAATACCACACACCTAACAGAGTTCTTAGAAGATAGTAGAGAAATTCAAGCAGGAAGCCCATTTAGACTGGTGATGATCAGTTTGGTTTCAAATACTCAGACATGTACTTTAAGTGGAGATTAAATTCATCCTAAGGGAGTATTGGCACTGTATATATAGGAGGCAAGTGCTAAGCATACaataattttaatttactgtaatacATGCC of Thunnus thynnus chromosome 12, fThuThy2.1, whole genome shotgun sequence contains these proteins:
- the LOC137194438 gene encoding nicotinamide riboside kinase 2-like isoform X1; translation: MKLIIGIGGVTNGGKTTLTNRLLKTLPNCCVVHQDDFFKKPDQIEVGEDGFRQWDVITALDMEAMVNTVKGWQENPVKFARSHGVSLAPESDSENGIHFLIVEGFLIYNYKPLLDVYDKCFYISVPYEECKRRRSTRTYTVPDPPGLFDGHVWPMYLKHRKEMESKCDRIEYLDGMTSKEDMYNKVYESIQNSLLNNL
- the LOC137194438 gene encoding nicotinamide riboside kinase 2-like isoform X2 codes for the protein MEAMVNTVKGWQENPVKFARSHGVSLAPESDSENGIHFLIVEGFLIYNYKPLLDVYDKCFYISVPYEECKRRRSTRTYTVPDPPGLFDGHVWPMYLKHRKEMESKCDRIEYLDGMTSKEDMYNKVYESIQNSLLNNL